One segment of Tamlana crocina DNA contains the following:
- a CDS encoding lysophospholipid acyltransferase family protein, whose amino-acid sequence MGLFKRNPFGHILIIKKWLIRVLGAMTHRRFRGFNELQIEGSEIIKDLPDTNVLFISNHQTYFADVVAMFHVFNASLSGRVDSIKNVGYLWNPKLNIYYVAAKETMKAGLLPKILAYVGSVSIERTWRSEGKDVNRQVRMSDISNIGKALDDGWVITFPQGTTTPFKPIRKGTAHIIKRYKPVVIPIVIDGFRRSFDKKGLRIKKKNILQTMEIKPPLEIDYDNETTDEIVKKIEYAIEQHPSFLKVIPQKELEAQEELNKKREW is encoded by the coding sequence ATGGGATTGTTTAAAAGAAATCCATTCGGACATATATTAATAATTAAAAAATGGCTCATCAGGGTGTTGGGAGCGATGACGCACCGTCGGTTTCGTGGTTTTAACGAACTGCAAATCGAAGGTTCAGAAATCATAAAAGACCTGCCCGATACCAATGTGCTCTTCATTTCAAACCACCAAACTTATTTTGCCGATGTAGTGGCTATGTTCCACGTATTTAATGCCAGTTTAAGCGGGCGTGTAGATTCCATAAAAAATGTAGGTTACCTCTGGAATCCTAAATTGAACATTTATTACGTGGCCGCCAAGGAAACCATGAAGGCCGGATTGTTGCCAAAAATTTTGGCCTACGTGGGGTCGGTGAGCATTGAACGGACTTGGCGTTCCGAAGGAAAGGATGTGAACCGTCAGGTACGGATGAGTGATATTTCAAACATTGGCAAGGCTTTGGATGATGGTTGGGTAATCACTTTTCCACAGGGCACTACCACGCCATTCAAACCAATTAGGAAAGGTACGGCACATATAATAAAGCGCTACAAACCTGTGGTGATTCCTATTGTTATTGATGGTTTTAGGAGGTCGTTCGATAAAAAAGGATTGCGCATCAAAAAGAAAAACATTCTCCAAACCATGGAAATTAAACCGCCTTTGGAAATTGATTACGATAACGAAACCACCGATGAAATCGTAAAGAAAATTGAATATGCCATCGAGCAACACCCGTCATTCTTAAAGGTGATTCCTCAAAAAGAACTCGAAGCCCAAGAAGAGCTGAA
- a CDS encoding CoA pyrophosphatase: MNFDEFQQSLSKIKNIPLLGESSHFKMVPPFRQELLKKQTEAIKRAKHAGVMALFYPNESQQTQLVLILRKTYKGVHSAQVGFPGGKLEKYDQSLEEAALRETEEEIGVPVKQVKVMKKLSQVYIPPSNFYVQPFIGITETTPKFIKQDDEVEDVIEVDLEHFLDDAVLITKRLTTSYSVEVEVPAFKLNGYIVWGATAMMLSEIKDMLKQLW, translated from the coding sequence ATGAATTTCGATGAATTTCAGCAATCGCTTTCAAAAATAAAAAATATACCGCTTCTAGGCGAATCCTCGCATTTTAAAATGGTACCACCATTTAGGCAGGAGCTTTTAAAAAAGCAGACGGAAGCCATAAAACGCGCCAAACATGCTGGGGTTATGGCTTTGTTTTACCCTAATGAAAGCCAGCAAACCCAATTGGTTTTGATATTGCGGAAAACTTACAAAGGGGTGCATTCGGCACAAGTGGGTTTTCCTGGTGGGAAGTTGGAAAAGTACGACCAATCGTTGGAAGAAGCGGCTTTGCGGGAAACCGAAGAGGAAATTGGCGTGCCCGTTAAACAGGTTAAAGTGATGAAAAAATTGTCGCAGGTGTATATTCCGCCCAGTAATTTTTATGTGCAGCCTTTTATCGGAATTACCGAAACCACCCCAAAATTTATAAAACAAGACGATGAAGTTGAGGATGTTATCGAGGTGGATTTGGAACATTTTTTGGACGATGCCGTTTTAATTACCAAACGATTGACTACCTCGTATAGTGTTGAGGTTGAGGTGCCTGCGTTTAAACTTAACGGTTATATTGTTTGGGGGGCTACCGCCATGATGCTCAGTGAGATTAAAGATATGCTGAAACAACTTTGGTAG